A genomic window from Rhodococcus sp. KBS0724 includes:
- a CDS encoding zinc ribbon domain-containing protein, with product MNVQPQVQAKLLDLAGVDAELTRIAHRRGALPEQQEVDRLEAERVSRKDASVGVEIQIDDIDRDIRKLEGEIDAVRQREDKDRTLLQSGNVAAKQLTELEHELGSLVRRQGLLEDELLEVMEQREALQADYDHAGAQLSQAEEELVDAKRRRDDAVADLNKAQERCVADRERLVVEFPADFLAVYEKQRTLGGPGAALLQARRCGACRIEIDRGEISRIAGTASDVVVRCPECGAIMVRTKESGL from the coding sequence GTGAACGTCCAACCACAGGTGCAAGCCAAGCTTCTCGACCTCGCCGGCGTGGATGCGGAGCTCACCCGGATCGCACATCGACGCGGTGCGCTTCCCGAGCAGCAGGAAGTTGACCGTCTCGAGGCTGAGCGCGTCAGCCGCAAGGATGCGTCCGTCGGCGTCGAAATCCAGATCGATGACATCGATCGCGATATCCGCAAGCTCGAAGGTGAGATCGACGCTGTTCGTCAGCGTGAAGACAAAGACCGCACTCTCTTGCAGAGCGGCAATGTGGCTGCCAAGCAGCTCACCGAACTCGAACACGAACTCGGCAGCCTTGTCCGTAGGCAGGGCCTTCTCGAAGACGAGTTGCTCGAGGTCATGGAACAGCGTGAGGCGCTGCAGGCAGATTACGATCACGCCGGCGCGCAGCTGTCGCAGGCAGAAGAAGAATTGGTTGACGCCAAGCGTCGTCGCGACGACGCGGTCGCCGATCTGAACAAGGCGCAGGAGCGTTGCGTCGCGGACCGTGAGCGTCTGGTTGTCGAGTTCCCCGCCGATTTCCTGGCGGTCTACGAGAAGCAGCGCACACTCGGCGGCCCCGGCGCGGCCCTGCTTCAGGCCCGCCGTTGTGGTGCCTGCCGAATCGAAATCGACCGCGGCGAGATCTCGCGCATTGCGGGCACGGCGTCCGATGTTGTTGTCCGTTGCCCTGAATGCGGCGCAATCATGGTGCGTACCAAGGAGTCCGGTCTGTGA
- a CDS encoding SLC13 family permease gives MNLLPIVLVGLVLVFAIVRPRGLPEIVVAGPAALAVVLTGAVTLGEARGEVTAMAPTVVFLVAVLILAHAADALGVFHWVSQILRQGSRRDPRRLLTYVFGAAALTTAVLSLDATVVLLTPAVIVAARSISVSPQPHSYAAAHLSNSASTLLPVSNLTNLIAFSATGLTFLHFTALMALPWIVTIVIEYLVFRWFFRSELGPVAAPVREVHLAPAPVLPLVVIGATLLGFAASGFVGIEPAWVAVAGAAVLSAIALRRHRTDFKRIVYAADLWFCAFVLVLGIVVAGVANGPVGDAVARILPSDTSYVSLLVVAAVAAIASNLVNNLPATLLMIAALGPSAPTGLLLAMLIGVNLGPNLTYVGSLATMLWRRVATSVDAAPTLATFTLLGLSTTPLTLLGAVSALWLVL, from the coding sequence GTGAATCTGCTTCCGATCGTTCTGGTCGGGCTGGTGCTCGTGTTCGCGATCGTTCGCCCGCGCGGACTGCCCGAGATCGTCGTGGCCGGCCCCGCCGCCCTGGCTGTGGTTCTGACCGGCGCGGTCACGCTCGGCGAGGCACGCGGCGAAGTGACGGCGATGGCGCCGACCGTCGTGTTCCTGGTGGCGGTGCTGATCCTCGCTCATGCCGCCGACGCACTGGGTGTTTTCCACTGGGTCAGTCAGATACTGCGGCAAGGCTCGCGCCGCGATCCGCGGCGCCTGCTCACCTACGTCTTCGGCGCAGCGGCCCTGACAACGGCCGTACTGAGCCTCGACGCGACGGTGGTGCTGCTCACCCCAGCAGTGATCGTCGCTGCCCGATCCATCAGCGTCAGCCCGCAGCCGCACTCGTATGCCGCTGCGCACCTCTCGAATTCGGCGTCGACGCTTCTCCCCGTCTCCAATCTGACCAACCTCATTGCGTTTTCGGCAACGGGGCTGACCTTCCTGCACTTCACCGCACTGATGGCACTGCCGTGGATCGTGACGATCGTGATCGAGTATCTCGTCTTTCGATGGTTCTTCCGATCGGAGCTCGGTCCTGTGGCTGCCCCGGTTCGAGAAGTTCACCTCGCACCGGCTCCCGTCCTGCCGTTGGTCGTCATCGGGGCAACGCTGTTGGGCTTTGCCGCTTCGGGATTCGTCGGCATCGAACCGGCGTGGGTGGCCGTTGCCGGGGCCGCAGTGCTGTCTGCGATCGCCCTTCGTCGCCACAGAACCGACTTCAAGCGGATCGTCTACGCGGCCGATCTGTGGTTCTGCGCGTTTGTTCTGGTGCTCGGAATTGTGGTGGCGGGCGTCGCGAACGGTCCCGTCGGGGATGCTGTGGCACGGATTCTGCCGTCCGATACCAGCTACGTCTCACTGCTCGTGGTGGCAGCGGTGGCGGCAATCGCGTCGAATCTCGTGAACAACCTGCCGGCCACCTTGCTGATGATCGCGGCCCTCGGCCCCTCGGCCCCGACCGGCCTGCTCCTGGCGATGCTCATCGGGGTGAACCTCGGCCCCAACCTCACCTACGTCGGCTCACTGGCCACGATGCTGTGGCGGCGAGTGGCCACCAGCGTGGACGCTGCGCCCACGCTGGCAACCTTCACACTGCTCGGTCTGTCAACCACGCCGCTGACCCTGCTCGGAGCGGTCAGCGCGCTCTGGCTCGTCCTGTAG
- a CDS encoding low molecular weight protein-tyrosine-phosphatase — protein sequence MAGTDSPALHVTFVCTGNICRSPMAEKILLGHLQREGLGDQVRVTSAGIDGWHSGEEADSRTNKILVAANYPTGHSAAQVNDDHLSADLVVALDTGHDRELAHLGVPTERRRLLRSFDPDADGDSVPDPYYGDFSGFELVQDQIEAAIPDILVWIRERL from the coding sequence ATGGCCGGCACTGACTCGCCAGCACTGCACGTGACATTTGTCTGCACCGGTAATATCTGCCGGTCGCCGATGGCGGAGAAGATCCTGCTCGGCCATCTGCAACGCGAAGGTCTCGGCGATCAGGTTCGGGTGACCAGCGCCGGCATCGACGGCTGGCACAGCGGCGAGGAAGCCGACTCGCGCACCAACAAGATTCTCGTCGCCGCGAACTATCCGACCGGCCACAGCGCGGCCCAGGTCAACGACGACCATCTGTCGGCAGACCTCGTTGTAGCCCTCGACACCGGCCACGATCGTGAGCTCGCTCACCTCGGCGTTCCGACGGAGCGTCGTCGGCTGCTGCGTTCCTTCGACCCCGACGCAGACGGGGATTCCGTACCGGACCCTTACTACGGTGACTTCTCCGGATTCGAACTGGTCCAGGATCAGATCGAAGCGGCAATTCCGGACATCCTGGTCTGGATCCGCGAACGGCTGTAG
- a CDS encoding SURF1 family protein translates to MRRLRFLLRPGWLVLAAVVGVFAYMCFTVLAPWQLGKNTSTEYRNDLISNSINAETVPIGNVIADDTIAPADEWRNITATGSYVPNADILVRLQSVEGAPAYEVLTPFALEDGRTILVNRGYVRPITGAEAPPIAAPPTDPVTLNGRVRLSEGTAPGRIPMFEDGATQVYSIDAGPIGEFIGTDLVNAYIQLEPDQPGGLGTIPLPQLDAGPYLSYGFQWLAFGIMAPLGLAYFIRAEWRERRKEKEESAELLDDEPGDDTTPAPTPTPARTMGRRKKPEPESVPRTAKEVKLADRYGNSR, encoded by the coding sequence GTGCGGAGACTCAGATTCTTGTTGCGGCCCGGTTGGTTGGTATTGGCAGCTGTGGTCGGCGTCTTCGCCTACATGTGTTTCACCGTGCTGGCGCCATGGCAGCTCGGAAAGAACACGTCCACCGAGTACCGCAACGATCTGATCTCCAACTCCATCAACGCCGAGACTGTGCCCATCGGCAACGTCATCGCCGACGACACCATCGCGCCGGCCGACGAGTGGCGAAACATCACAGCCACCGGGTCCTATGTGCCGAATGCCGACATTCTTGTCCGCCTTCAGTCCGTCGAAGGTGCACCGGCCTACGAGGTCTTGACTCCGTTCGCCCTCGAGGATGGTCGAACCATTCTCGTCAATCGCGGCTACGTTCGCCCGATCACGGGCGCCGAGGCGCCTCCGATTGCCGCGCCGCCCACCGATCCCGTCACCTTGAACGGCCGGGTTCGCTTGTCGGAAGGCACAGCTCCGGGCCGAATACCGATGTTCGAAGACGGCGCGACGCAGGTCTACTCCATCGACGCGGGTCCCATCGGCGAGTTCATCGGTACCGACCTTGTCAATGCCTACATCCAGCTCGAGCCCGACCAGCCCGGTGGGCTCGGCACCATTCCGCTCCCCCAACTCGACGCCGGTCCGTATCTTTCCTACGGATTCCAGTGGCTCGCGTTCGGCATCATGGCGCCGCTCGGACTGGCGTACTTCATCCGCGCGGAATGGCGGGAACGACGCAAGGAGAAGGAAGAGTCCGCCGAACTGCTCGATGACGAACCGGGCGATGACACAACTCCAGCGCCGACTCCGACCCCGGCCCGCACCATGGGGCGTCGCAAAAAGCCCGAGCCCGAATCAGTGCCGCGGACGGCCAAGGAAGTCAAACTTGCCGACCGCTACGGCAATTCCCGCTGA
- a CDS encoding RNB domain-containing ribonuclease, whose amino-acid sequence MRRIEGGGRVPASRITVQGIDFGTIRAEFSLPDAFGGAAQSEADNARDRHADGRVDATHIEFVTIDPPGSMDLDQAVHLEKSADGFVVHYAIADVAAVVVPGGALDVETRKRGQTFYLPDGSVPLHPRALSEGSASLLPDVVRPAALWRIELDVNAEPTSWTVTRALVKSVARLDYSTVQADADAGTLHPSIAALPEFGRLRGDSAVARGAIELKLPEQSVVREESGPDETGRWRIVLEPRTEADDWNAEVSLLTGMCAGRMMIGAGVGLLRTLPPAEQSAVDTLRRTAVALGITWPPGKSVGQVLAGLDAQEPSTLALMSVAPSLLRGADYAAFDGQLPDLTVHAGIGAPYAHVTAPLRRLSDRFSTEICLAISAGTPVPDWVRAALPELPPIMSGSDSVANKVDRACIDLTEVTLLEGRVGEVFDAVVMRSRDGKRAAEVFIPSVTVIAKCVGTPDDGERVKVRLTAVDTAKRTVEFTFPA is encoded by the coding sequence ATGCGCCGAATCGAAGGTGGAGGACGCGTGCCCGCGAGTCGAATAACGGTGCAGGGAATCGACTTCGGGACGATTCGGGCGGAGTTTTCGTTGCCGGACGCGTTCGGCGGTGCGGCGCAGAGCGAGGCCGACAATGCCCGCGATCGGCATGCCGACGGCCGAGTCGACGCCACGCACATCGAGTTCGTCACCATCGATCCGCCCGGATCGATGGATCTCGATCAGGCAGTGCATCTGGAGAAGTCGGCCGACGGCTTTGTTGTCCACTACGCCATCGCGGACGTCGCCGCGGTGGTGGTTCCGGGCGGCGCGCTCGACGTCGAAACCCGCAAGCGGGGCCAAACCTTTTATCTCCCGGACGGTTCCGTACCCCTGCATCCGCGTGCCCTGTCGGAAGGTTCGGCCAGCCTGTTGCCGGATGTGGTCCGCCCGGCAGCGCTCTGGCGAATCGAACTCGACGTCAACGCAGAGCCGACGTCGTGGACCGTGACCAGGGCCCTCGTGAAATCCGTGGCGCGTCTGGACTATTCGACGGTCCAGGCCGACGCCGATGCCGGTACCTTGCACCCCTCGATTGCCGCTCTCCCGGAATTCGGCAGGCTACGTGGTGACTCGGCGGTAGCCCGCGGCGCCATCGAGCTGAAGTTGCCGGAGCAGTCGGTGGTCCGGGAAGAATCCGGGCCGGACGAAACCGGGCGGTGGCGAATTGTGTTGGAACCGCGTACGGAAGCCGACGACTGGAATGCCGAAGTATCGCTGTTGACGGGGATGTGCGCCGGCCGGATGATGATCGGCGCAGGTGTCGGATTGTTGCGGACGCTACCGCCGGCCGAGCAATCGGCAGTGGACACGTTGCGGAGAACTGCGGTTGCACTGGGTATTACGTGGCCGCCGGGCAAATCGGTTGGCCAAGTACTCGCTGGACTCGACGCGCAGGAGCCGTCCACGTTGGCCTTGATGTCGGTAGCGCCGTCTTTGCTGCGTGGCGCTGACTATGCGGCGTTCGACGGTCAATTGCCCGATCTGACAGTGCATGCGGGGATCGGCGCGCCCTACGCTCACGTGACCGCTCCGCTGCGCCGGTTGTCCGATCGCTTCAGTACCGAGATTTGTCTGGCGATCAGCGCTGGTACGCCGGTACCGGATTGGGTGCGCGCGGCACTTCCGGAATTGCCGCCGATCATGAGCGGATCGGATTCGGTTGCCAACAAGGTGGACCGGGCCTGCATCGATCTGACCGAGGTGACGTTGCTCGAGGGACGCGTCGGCGAGGTGTTCGACGCTGTGGTGATGCGATCCAGGGACGGCAAGCGCGCGGCCGAGGTGTTCATTCCGTCGGTAACCGTGATCGCAAAATGTGTGGGCACTCCCGACGACGGTGAGCGGGTGAAGGTGCGACTCACCGCCGTCGATACGGCCAAGCGAACTGTGGAGTTCACTTTTCCGGCATAG
- a CDS encoding HAD-IA family hydrolase, whose protein sequence is MSSLPLDRFPVVLFDLDGTITDSAPGIHRGFRHALATVGRPEPTEEMLAAVIGPPMIDTFRSMDMPADEVDVAISAYIERYDAVGWSENSVFDGMDDVLARASAHGTRLAVATSKSERFAIRILEHFGLAHYFEFIGGASDDGSRRAKPDVIAHSLTSLGLTPVSATDGGTADVIMVGDRDHDILGAAKFGIPALFVEWGYGHASESDGAHHSVASTHELGGLLDGRH, encoded by the coding sequence GTGAGCTCACTTCCCCTCGATAGATTTCCCGTAGTCCTCTTCGACCTCGACGGAACCATCACCGATTCGGCCCCCGGAATTCACCGCGGGTTCCGTCATGCACTGGCCACCGTCGGCCGGCCCGAACCCACTGAAGAGATGCTCGCCGCAGTCATCGGCCCTCCAATGATCGACACGTTTCGCTCGATGGACATGCCCGCTGACGAGGTCGACGTAGCGATCAGCGCGTACATCGAGCGCTACGACGCCGTCGGGTGGAGTGAAAACTCGGTCTTCGACGGTATGGACGACGTACTGGCCCGGGCCAGCGCGCACGGCACCCGGTTGGCGGTCGCGACGTCGAAGTCGGAGCGGTTCGCGATCCGCATCCTCGAGCATTTCGGCCTCGCCCACTATTTCGAGTTCATCGGCGGCGCGAGCGACGACGGTTCCCGGCGCGCCAAGCCGGACGTCATTGCACATTCGTTGACCTCACTCGGGCTGACCCCGGTGAGCGCAACCGACGGCGGCACCGCGGATGTGATCATGGTGGGCGATCGTGATCACGACATTCTGGGAGCAGCAAAGTTCGGAATCCCGGCGCTGTTCGTCGAATGGGGTTACGGTCACGCATCCGAATCGGACGGCGCTCATCACTCGGTTGCGTCGACCCACGAATTGGGAGGACTACTCGATGGCCGGCACTGA
- a CDS encoding Nif3-like dinuclear metal center hexameric protein encodes MSTTLADVIAILEAAYPPALAESWDSVGLVCGDPADSVNRMVFAVDPTESVVDDAIASGADLLVVHHPLLLRGVDTVGAHTPKGALVHKLIKAGCALFSAHTNADSADPGVSDALADALGLTVLRPIEPKPSQPLDKWVVMVPIESAAAVQDALFEAGAGRIGDYSECSWTVTGTGQFRPGDNATPAIGSVGALEQVSEDRIEVIAPRTTRAAVLDALRTAHPYEEPAFDVFELATFASSLGLGRIGELPHAESLREFTARVAGGLPSTEWGVRAAGDPDAMVRTVAVCGGSGDSYLGVVSALGVDVYVTSDLRHHPADEHLRAGGPALVDVAHWASEYPWCAQAKSVVDAAFGSVPEWHSRVSTIRTDPWCLSAS; translated from the coding sequence GTGAGCACAACCCTCGCCGACGTCATAGCGATACTCGAGGCCGCGTACCCACCGGCACTCGCAGAGTCGTGGGACTCCGTCGGATTGGTGTGCGGCGACCCGGCCGATTCGGTAAACCGGATGGTCTTTGCCGTGGACCCCACCGAATCCGTAGTCGACGACGCTATCGCCTCGGGCGCGGACCTGCTGGTCGTGCACCATCCGCTTCTGCTGCGCGGAGTCGATACCGTCGGCGCGCACACGCCGAAAGGCGCCCTGGTGCACAAGCTGATCAAAGCGGGATGCGCCTTGTTCTCGGCGCACACCAACGCCGATTCGGCCGACCCCGGAGTCTCCGACGCTCTGGCAGATGCCCTCGGTCTGACGGTGCTTCGCCCGATCGAACCGAAGCCGTCGCAGCCCCTGGATAAATGGGTGGTCATGGTTCCGATCGAGAGCGCCGCCGCAGTGCAGGACGCGTTGTTCGAGGCAGGCGCCGGCCGCATCGGCGACTACAGCGAGTGCAGTTGGACTGTCACGGGCACCGGACAATTCCGTCCCGGCGACAATGCAACTCCGGCCATCGGAAGCGTCGGAGCACTGGAGCAGGTCTCGGAAGATCGGATCGAGGTCATCGCGCCGCGCACCACGCGCGCGGCGGTACTCGACGCTCTGCGCACCGCACACCCCTACGAAGAACCAGCCTTCGACGTGTTCGAGTTGGCCACCTTCGCGAGCTCGCTGGGCCTCGGCCGCATCGGTGAGCTTCCGCACGCCGAATCGCTGCGCGAGTTCACCGCGCGAGTCGCGGGCGGCTTGCCGTCGACGGAATGGGGTGTTCGAGCCGCCGGTGACCCCGACGCGATGGTGCGTACCGTCGCGGTCTGCGGCGGTTCCGGCGATTCGTATCTCGGCGTGGTGTCCGCGCTGGGCGTCGACGTCTACGTGACGTCCGACCTGCGGCATCACCCGGCTGACGAGCACCTGCGCGCTGGTGGACCGGCGCTCGTCGACGTTGCACACTGGGCCAGTGAATATCCGTGGTGCGCCCAGGCGAAGTCGGTGGTCGACGCCGCATTCGGGTCCGTTCCCGAGTGGCACAGCCGAGTCAGCACCATCCGCACCGATCCGTGGTGCCTGAGTGCGTCGTAG
- a CDS encoding bifunctional RNase H/acid phosphatase: MSLSRVIVEADGGSRGNPGPAGYGAAVFDSSRSVLAERKESIGTATNNVAEYRGLIAGLTAAGELGASDVDVRMDSKLVVEQMSGRWKVKHPDMIPLQRKAAELAAQFASVTYTWIPRAENSHADRLANEAMDAAAGVDTASESVPVSTPRTAPAETSSEPQIAGSPGWTASVGKPTRMLLLRHGQTAMSVDRRYSGRGNPILTALGRAQAAGAAARFGSRGGIDAIVSSPLGRTRETADESARVLGLPVIEHKGLIETDFGEWDGLTFREAAQRDPELHTAWLSDTSVKPPGGESFDEVRERVIAARDDLLATYGGSTLLVVSHVTPIKTLVQLALDAGPSLLYRLHLDLASLSIAEFYPDGGASVRLVNDTSHLR; encoded by the coding sequence GTGAGTTTGTCACGAGTCATCGTCGAGGCTGACGGTGGATCGCGGGGAAACCCAGGTCCGGCTGGCTACGGCGCCGCCGTGTTCGACAGCTCCCGCAGCGTGCTGGCCGAACGCAAGGAAAGCATCGGCACCGCCACCAACAATGTTGCGGAGTACCGCGGGTTGATTGCGGGTTTGACCGCTGCGGGTGAACTCGGCGCCTCCGATGTCGACGTCCGGATGGATTCCAAACTGGTTGTCGAGCAGATGTCCGGGCGCTGGAAGGTCAAGCACCCGGACATGATTCCGCTGCAGCGGAAGGCCGCGGAGTTGGCGGCGCAGTTCGCGAGCGTGACGTACACCTGGATTCCGCGCGCCGAGAACTCGCACGCGGATCGCCTGGCCAACGAGGCTATGGACGCGGCCGCCGGTGTGGACACCGCAAGCGAATCCGTCCCGGTGTCGACACCGCGAACCGCGCCCGCCGAGACCTCGTCCGAGCCGCAGATCGCCGGTTCGCCCGGGTGGACGGCCAGCGTGGGTAAGCCGACGCGCATGTTGCTGCTGCGCCACGGCCAGACAGCGATGTCGGTCGATCGTCGGTATTCGGGCCGGGGTAATCCCATCCTCACGGCTCTGGGGCGCGCCCAGGCTGCCGGTGCAGCAGCACGATTCGGCAGTCGCGGTGGCATCGACGCCATCGTCTCGTCTCCGTTGGGCCGTACGCGCGAAACAGCCGACGAATCGGCGCGGGTTCTCGGCCTGCCGGTGATCGAGCACAAAGGTCTGATCGAAACCGATTTCGGCGAGTGGGACGGGCTCACGTTTCGTGAAGCGGCGCAGCGTGATCCGGAACTGCATACGGCGTGGTTGTCCGACACGTCGGTGAAGCCGCCCGGCGGTGAGAGCTTCGACGAGGTTCGTGAGCGGGTGATTGCCGCCCGTGACGATCTGCTCGCAACTTACGGTGGGTCGACCCTGCTCGTGGTCTCGCACGTGACACCGATCAAGACCCTGGTGCAACTGGCGCTCGATGCCGGTCCGTCGTTGCTGTATCGCCTGCACCTGGATTTGGCGTCGTTGAGTATCGCCGAGTTCTACCCGGACGGGGGAGCGTCGGTGCGACTGGTGAACGACACGTCGCATTTGCGCTAG
- the cobC gene encoding Rv2231c family pyridoxal phosphate-dependent protein CobC, with the protein MSIAADDLDSLRHHGDVDAQPGLLDFAVNVQGSGPPAWLRERLAHELSTLGAYPSAAAELRARETVAARHGRRPDEVLLLSGGAEGFAMLPRLGSIAAALIHPSFTEPELALREAGVPVTQVVLELPYLLRGAKVPESADLVVLGNPTNPTSVLHPKVDVLALRRPGRILVVDEAFGDAVPGESESVADQSLPDVLVLRSLTKTWALAGLRCGYALGAPDVLARLTEGRAHWPLGSLQIEAIRACCEPSAVRQSQEKAMEIARDRESLCRELRGIGISVHEPASAPFVLLELADGEAMRLHLRERGIAVRRCDTFPGLGPDHLRLAVRPPHQVSILIDAMKEIL; encoded by the coding sequence GTGAGTATCGCAGCGGACGACCTGGACAGTTTGCGTCACCACGGAGACGTCGACGCGCAGCCGGGGCTTCTCGATTTTGCCGTCAACGTCCAAGGCAGCGGACCCCCGGCGTGGCTGCGGGAGCGCCTGGCGCACGAGTTGTCGACGCTCGGTGCGTACCCCTCTGCGGCAGCGGAACTACGGGCCAGGGAAACCGTCGCGGCGCGGCACGGCCGCCGGCCTGACGAGGTGTTGTTGCTCTCCGGTGGGGCCGAGGGATTCGCGATGCTGCCGCGGCTCGGCTCGATAGCGGCGGCGCTGATCCATCCGTCGTTCACGGAACCCGAGCTGGCTCTGCGGGAAGCCGGCGTGCCAGTGACGCAAGTGGTCTTGGAACTGCCGTATCTGTTGCGCGGCGCGAAGGTGCCTGAATCGGCAGATCTTGTGGTTTTGGGTAACCCCACCAATCCGACGTCGGTGCTGCATCCGAAAGTCGACGTGTTGGCGCTGCGTCGGCCGGGCCGAATTCTGGTCGTGGACGAGGCCTTCGGCGACGCGGTACCGGGAGAATCGGAGAGCGTTGCCGATCAGTCTCTGCCGGATGTGCTGGTGCTGCGCAGTCTGACAAAGACATGGGCGCTGGCGGGTTTGCGATGCGGTTACGCGCTCGGAGCACCCGACGTGCTGGCGCGGCTCACCGAAGGTCGGGCGCATTGGCCGCTCGGAAGCTTGCAGATCGAAGCGATCAGGGCGTGTTGCGAACCGTCAGCGGTGCGACAGTCGCAAGAGAAAGCAATGGAGATTGCCCGCGATCGGGAATCGCTGTGCCGCGAGCTTCGCGGTATCGGAATTTCGGTCCACGAACCTGCTTCGGCGCCCTTCGTACTTCTCGAGCTTGCCGACGGCGAAGCGATGCGTCTGCACCTTCGTGAGCGCGGAATCGCTGTTCGTCGGTGCGATACGTTTCCCGGACTCGGCCCCGATCATCTACGTCTGGCAGTTCGCCCGCCGCATCAGGTGTCGATCCTGATCGACGCAATGAAGGAGATCTTGTGA
- a CDS encoding DUF1697 domain-containing protein yields the protein MTRYVALLRGINVGGINIKMVDLARVFTELGFERVKTVLASGNVLFDSASADVPTLKKTIETALNREFGYEAWVFVLDTSALAAIVDGYPFDPDRKGWHAYAMIASEPSVLAELAESAAGLDPAVERVAPGDGVLYWEVEKGMTIKSAFGKNTGKPKFKAYTTTRNLNTLHKLLK from the coding sequence ATGACTCGGTACGTGGCCCTGCTACGCGGCATCAATGTCGGCGGTATCAACATCAAGATGGTGGACCTCGCGCGCGTCTTCACCGAACTCGGATTCGAGCGTGTGAAGACGGTCCTGGCTTCGGGCAATGTCCTCTTCGACAGCGCCAGTGCCGATGTGCCGACGCTGAAGAAAACCATCGAAACAGCTCTGAACCGCGAATTCGGGTACGAAGCCTGGGTGTTCGTGCTCGACACTTCAGCCTTGGCGGCCATCGTCGACGGATATCCTTTCGACCCCGACCGCAAGGGCTGGCATGCGTACGCGATGATCGCGTCGGAGCCGTCCGTACTCGCTGAACTCGCCGAATCGGCGGCGGGTCTCGACCCGGCAGTCGAACGGGTCGCCCCGGGCGACGGTGTCTTGTACTGGGAGGTCGAGAAGGGCATGACCATCAAGAGCGCATTCGGCAAGAACACCGGCAAACCGAAGTTCAAGGCGTACACCACCACCCGCAATCTGAACACTCTCCACAAACTTCTGAAGTGA